From the genome of Burkholderiales bacterium:
CCGGTGGCCCTGACCGCCGCCGTCCCGTTCGCCGTGATTTCCTCCGCCGTCGCGATTCCGAGCGCGGCGGGACTCGCCGCGGCGCCGCGCGAGTTCGTGATCTACGAGAGTTCGTTCTCGGACATCCTCGGCGTGCTGGTGTTCTATGCGGCGGTGACCTCGCGCGGCAGCCTGTCGACGTTCGCGGTCGACCTCTTCGGCGGTGGAGCGTTGTCGATCGCCGTCGCGCTCGTCGCGTCGGTCGCGCTCTACGTGCTCATCAACAAGGCCGAGGGCCACGTCCGCTTCCTGCCGCTCCTCGCCGGACTCGTCTGCCTCTACGCGATCGGCAAGGAGCTGCACCTCTCCCCGCTCATCTTCGTGCTGGTGGCGGGGCTCGTCATCGGCAATCCGCACCTGCTCGACGTCGTGCCGCGTCTGAAGCGCGTGCACAGTCCCGACTACGACGAGACGGTGCGCGAGTTCAAGGGACTCGTCGCCGAACTCACGTTCGCGGCCAAGGCGTTCTTCTTCCTGCTGCTGGGCTACTGGACCGACGTCGAGCACCTGCTGCGCAATCCGCTCGCGTGGGCGATCGCCGCCGCGGTGGTCGGATTCGTGTTCGTCTCGCGCCGCGGCCTGTTGCGGCTGCTCCGCATCGGCGACGCGGCCCCGCTCACG
Proteins encoded in this window:
- a CDS encoding cation:proton antiporter; the encoded protein is MTNTSILLASGMLLAAYLLDTLGRRFRLPSVVLLILTGLAMRQVLHHAGMELDHMDEIVPILGTIGLILIVLEGALDLEVTADRKRVIGLAALSSFLGIVVCAGAFTLLFAQVLGLSYPVALTAAVPFAVISSAVAIPSAAGLAAAPREFVIYESSFSDILGVLVFYAAVTSRGSLSTFAVDLFGGGALSIAVALVASVALYVLINKAEGHVRFLPLLAGLVCLYAIGKELHLSPLIFVLVAGLVIGNPHLLDVVPRLKRVHSPDYDETVREFKGLVAELTFAAKAFFFLLLGYWTDVEHLLRNPLAWAIAAAVVGFVFVSRRGLLRLLRIGDAAPLTWIAPRGLITVLLFLAANEGGALAAFPIGVLMLTVLATSSLVALAHQDRDGRKNALASAVDRRHAGVPAPRSSPATDLPAPDVAPDAGPRV